A single genomic interval of uncultured Desulfobacter sp. harbors:
- a CDS encoding universal stress protein, translating to MSDIRKILVPVTFSEFSEELIEYAVGVARPLNAEVVFVNVIDERDVQAVQTIASFGYDVDETHYIQEVEKQRIGILEERLNRINYPDEKMRFVFKKGRPAAVLLKFAIDEKVDLIIMDVKGKSEIVHALSGSVAEKMFRYSPVPVLSYRRKEIADKLLKRIKI from the coding sequence GTGTCGGATATTAGAAAAATTCTTGTTCCGGTTACTTTTTCCGAATTTTCTGAAGAGCTGATTGAATATGCGGTTGGGGTTGCCAGACCGCTCAACGCGGAAGTTGTTTTTGTGAATGTCATCGATGAAAGAGATGTTCAGGCGGTGCAGACCATTGCCTCATTTGGGTATGACGTTGATGAGACGCATTACATTCAGGAAGTTGAAAAACAACGAATCGGCATTTTAGAAGAGCGACTCAACCGGATTAACTACCCGGATGAAAAGATGCGGTTTGTGTTTAAAAAGGGAAGACCCGCGGCCGTGTTGCTGAAGTTTGCCATAGATGAAAAGGTGGATCTCATTATCATGGACGTTAAGGGTAAATCTGAGATTGTACATGCATTAAGCGGGTCGGTTGCGGAAAAGATGTTTCGCTATTCACCTGTTCCCGTGTTGTCCTATCGCCGAAAAGAAATTGCGGACAAACTTCTTAAAAGAATCAAAATATAA
- a CDS encoding macro domain-containing protein: MECVKGDLIHMAREGQFDLIIHGCNCFCTMGAGIAKQIRTHFPQAWEADLATASGDRSKLGSYSKACVNTPSGKLYVINAYTQYHYSGDGVLVDYDAIKKVFTTLKKQFSGNRMGYPKIGAGLARGDWKIISEIIDSALDGEDHTLVELR; the protein is encoded by the coding sequence ATGGAATGCGTAAAAGGCGATTTAATTCACATGGCCCGGGAAGGGCAGTTTGATCTTATTATTCATGGCTGCAACTGTTTTTGTACCATGGGCGCCGGAATTGCCAAACAGATCCGCACCCATTTTCCCCAGGCCTGGGAAGCCGATCTTGCGACGGCATCCGGTGACAGGTCCAAACTGGGCAGTTATTCTAAGGCGTGTGTAAACACACCATCCGGCAAATTGTATGTGATCAATGCCTACACCCAATATCATTATTCGGGAGACGGGGTATTGGTTGATTATGATGCTATAAAAAAAGTCTTTACCACACTGAAAAAACAGTTCAGCGGCAATCGCATGGGATATCCTAAAATCGGGGCCGGACTTGCCAGAGGAGACTGGAAAATTATCAGTGAAATAATCGACAGCGCTCTGGATGGCGAGGATCACACCCTGGTTGAGCTTAGATAG
- the secA gene encoding preprotein translocase subunit SecA encodes MALNFLTKLFGSSNDRILKKIQPIIDQINEFEPRIQPLSDIQIAEKTTEFKSRLAKGETLDDILPEAFALVREASMRTLGLRHYDVQLIGGIALHRGTIAEMKTGEGKTLMSTLPAYLNALTGKGVHIVTVNDYLARRDAEWMSQIYDFLGLTVGVILHDMDAQERKTAYAADITYGTNNEFGFDYLRDNMKFDPEELAQGDLNFAIVDEVDSILIDEARTPLIISGPAEKSTHLYTQANTLIPAFKKDTDYTLDEESKTVSLTEDGIAKGEELLNVDNLYDPANIELLHHLNQALKAHVIFKRDTDYIVKNDQVVIVDEFTGRLMSGRRYSEGLHQALEAKEGVKIENENQTLASITFQNYFRMYDKLSGMTGTADTEAEEFKKIYDLDVLVIPTHQPMVREDRADLIYKTQKEKYDAAIEEIIRLHKKGQPVLVGTISIDVSESLSQKLKKKGITHNVLNAKHHKEEAEIVANAGQKGAVTISTNMAGRGTDIKLGEGVKELGGLHILGTSRHESRRIDNQLRGRSGRQGDPGSSRFYLSLEDDLLRIFGGDRIHSVMNRLGIEEGEHIEHKFISKAIENAQSKVEGHNFEIRKHLLEYDDVMNQQREIIYRQRREALTSKDLKQAAHDMMEDVSYDLVEGFVLDKTALKEWDLEGLLSAIKGQFNMDLSLDKPVEENFSADQLGQFIFDAAQAVYQKKEQMYGPEIMRHVERFIILQTVDTRWKEHLLNMDHLKEGIGLRGYAQQDPLRIYKKEGFDMFQDLMNRIKQEVVDILFKIQIASPTQVEEMKQEEQQDLTFSSHSDESAPKQPVRRSSEKIQRNDPCPCGSGKKYKKCCGQ; translated from the coding sequence ATGGCACTCAATTTTCTTACCAAGCTCTTCGGGTCCAGCAATGACAGGATCCTTAAAAAAATTCAGCCTATTATTGACCAGATAAACGAATTTGAACCCCGAATCCAACCCTTATCAGATATCCAGATTGCTGAAAAAACAACTGAGTTCAAAAGCCGGCTGGCAAAGGGAGAAACCCTGGACGACATTCTTCCCGAAGCCTTTGCCCTGGTCAGGGAAGCATCGATGCGTACCCTTGGACTTCGCCATTATGATGTTCAGCTCATTGGCGGCATTGCATTGCACCGCGGTACCATTGCAGAAATGAAAACCGGTGAAGGTAAAACCTTGATGTCCACCCTGCCCGCTTACCTGAATGCCCTTACAGGCAAAGGTGTTCATATTGTTACGGTCAATGACTATCTGGCCAGGCGTGACGCAGAATGGATGTCCCAAATCTATGATTTTTTAGGACTGACCGTAGGGGTGATCCTGCATGACATGGACGCCCAGGAACGCAAAACAGCCTATGCCGCCGACATCACATACGGTACCAATAACGAGTTTGGTTTTGACTACCTGCGGGACAACATGAAATTCGATCCCGAAGAGCTGGCCCAGGGTGATCTGAACTTCGCCATTGTGGACGAGGTGGACTCCATTCTCATTGACGAGGCAAGAACCCCGTTGATTATTTCAGGACCGGCTGAAAAATCCACTCACCTGTATACCCAGGCCAATACCCTTATCCCGGCATTTAAAAAAGATACCGACTATACCCTGGATGAAGAATCAAAAACCGTATCCCTTACCGAAGACGGCATTGCAAAGGGCGAAGAGCTGCTCAATGTGGACAACCTGTATGATCCGGCCAACATTGAGCTTTTACACCACCTCAACCAGGCGTTAAAGGCCCATGTAATTTTCAAACGTGACACGGACTACATTGTAAAAAACGACCAGGTTGTCATTGTGGATGAATTTACAGGCCGGCTTATGAGTGGCCGTCGGTACTCGGAAGGTCTTCACCAGGCCCTTGAGGCCAAGGAAGGGGTTAAAATTGAAAATGAAAACCAGACCCTTGCTTCCATCACCTTCCAGAACTACTTCAGGATGTATGACAAGCTGTCGGGCATGACCGGTACAGCAGATACGGAAGCAGAAGAATTTAAAAAAATTTACGACCTGGATGTGCTGGTCATTCCCACCCACCAACCCATGGTCCGTGAAGACCGGGCAGATCTGATTTACAAAACCCAGAAAGAAAAATACGATGCTGCAATTGAAGAGATCATCCGGCTGCATAAAAAAGGACAACCTGTGCTGGTGGGTACCATTTCCATTGATGTCTCCGAATCCCTGAGCCAAAAACTCAAAAAAAAAGGGATTACGCATAATGTTCTCAATGCCAAGCACCACAAGGAAGAGGCGGAAATTGTGGCCAATGCGGGCCAGAAAGGCGCTGTAACCATCTCCACCAACATGGCCGGCCGTGGTACGGACATCAAGCTGGGCGAAGGGGTTAAAGAACTTGGCGGCCTTCATATTCTTGGCACATCCCGCCATGAATCCCGGCGCATTGACAACCAGTTGCGAGGCCGGTCCGGCCGCCAGGGAGATCCGGGAAGTTCCCGGTTTTATTTAAGCCTGGAAGACGATCTGCTCAGAATTTTCGGCGGAGACCGTATCCATTCCGTCATGAACCGGCTGGGTATTGAAGAAGGCGAGCACATTGAACATAAATTTATTTCCAAAGCCATCGAAAACGCCCAGTCCAAGGTGGAAGGACACAACTTTGAAATCAGAAAGCATCTGCTCGAATATGACGATGTCATGAACCAGCAGCGTGAGATCATTTACCGCCAGCGCCGTGAGGCACTGACCTCCAAGGATCTCAAACAGGCGGCCCACGATATGATGGAAGATGTCTCCTATGACCTTGTGGAAGGCTTTGTTTTAGACAAAACAGCACTCAAGGAGTGGGACCTGGAAGGGCTTTTATCAGCGATCAAGGGACAGTTCAATATGGATCTGTCCTTAGATAAGCCTGTGGAGGAAAATTTTTCGGCCGACCAGCTGGGGCAATTTATATTTGATGCAGCCCAGGCTGTATACCAGAAAAAGGAACAGATGTACGGCCCTGAAATCATGCGCCACGTTGAACGGTTTATTATCCTTCAGACCGTGGACACCAGATGGAAGGAACATCTTTTAAACATGGACCATCTAAAGGAAGGTATCGGCCTTCGGGGATATGCCCAGCAGGATCCTTTGCGTATTTATAAAAAAGAAGGGTTCGATATGTTCCAAGACCTGATGAACCGGATCAAACAGGAAGTGGTGGATATCCTGTTTAAAATCCAGATCGCCTCTCCCACCCAGGTGGAGGAGATGAAACAGGAAGAACAGCAGGATCTGACCTTTTCTTCCCATTCTGATGAATCCGCGCCCAAACAGCCGGTCAGGCGCTCATCTGAAAAAATCCAAAGAAATGATCCCTGCCCCTGCGGTTCCGGCAAAAAATATAAGAAATGCTGCGGGCAATAA
- the argC gene encoding N-acetyl-gamma-glutamyl-phosphate reductase, with product MIKTAIAGASGYTGLELVKLISNHPKASLEAVTSNSYQGKSFTDIFPSMRGFESLICTPFDAEALSGKVDVVFLALPHKVSMAFAPKLIDQNIKVIDLSADFRFDDAKAYETVYQPHTAPNLLEESVYGLCELNRDRIKRARIIGNPGCYPTSILLPLVPLLKEKLISPQGLISDSKSGVSGAGRSLSLTTHFCEANESFGPYKVGNHRHTPEINEVLTKAAGETVSLTFVPHLTPVTRGMVSTIYAQTCEGITEKQIRDTLSKWYKNEPFVRILPLDKFPNMSHVKGTNCCDIGFHLEPESGRLILVSAIDNLLKGAAGQAVQNMNIMFSIDEKAGLDWVQTPL from the coding sequence ATGATTAAAACAGCAATAGCAGGCGCATCAGGCTATACCGGCCTGGAACTGGTCAAACTAATTTCCAACCACCCAAAGGCCAGCCTTGAAGCAGTAACCTCAAACTCGTACCAGGGAAAATCATTTACCGACATTTTTCCTTCCATGCGCGGATTTGAATCCCTGATATGTACACCCTTTGATGCCGAGGCGCTTTCAGGTAAAGTGGATGTTGTATTTCTGGCCTTACCCCACAAGGTATCCATGGCATTTGCCCCAAAACTCATAGACCAAAATATAAAAGTCATAGATCTTTCAGCGGACTTCAGGTTTGATGATGCCAAAGCATACGAAACGGTATATCAGCCCCACACCGCTCCAAATCTTCTGGAGGAAAGCGTTTACGGTTTGTGTGAACTTAACCGGGATCGCATCAAACGTGCAAGGATAATAGGAAATCCCGGGTGTTACCCAACATCCATCCTGTTGCCCCTGGTTCCGTTGCTCAAAGAAAAACTGATTTCCCCCCAAGGTCTGATTTCGGATTCAAAATCAGGGGTCAGCGGTGCAGGCCGCTCTCTTTCCCTGACCACCCATTTCTGTGAGGCCAATGAATCCTTTGGCCCGTATAAAGTGGGCAATCACAGGCACACCCCTGAAATCAACGAAGTGTTGACCAAGGCGGCCGGGGAAACAGTATCTTTGACCTTTGTTCCCCACCTGACACCTGTAACCCGGGGTATGGTTTCAACCATTTATGCCCAAACTTGCGAAGGTATCACCGAAAAACAAATTCGAGATACCCTTAGCAAATGGTATAAAAATGAACCCTTTGTCAGGATTCTGCCCCTGGATAAATTTCCGAACATGTCCCATGTCAAGGGAACGAACTGCTGCGATATCGGCTTTCATCTGGAACCTGAATCAGGCCGGCTGATACTTGTTTCAGCCATTGACAACCTGCTCAAGGGAGCCGCCGGCCAGGCAGTTCAAAATATGAATATAATGTTCTCCATTGACGAAAAAGCAGGGTTGGATTGGGTGCAAACTCCGTTGTAA
- the clpS gene encoding ATP-dependent Clp protease adapter ClpS, with amino-acid sequence MTSTDSKTRPGISNEINEDHPPMYKVLLHNDDYTTMDFVVDILIRVFGKSLEKATQIMLNVHNKGKAVCGIYPREIAETKVQTVHNLASGKGFPLKSTMEKE; translated from the coding sequence ATGACATCCACTGATTCCAAAACCCGGCCCGGAATATCAAACGAAATAAATGAGGATCATCCGCCCATGTATAAGGTGCTTTTGCACAATGACGATTATACAACCATGGATTTTGTGGTGGATATCCTGATCCGGGTATTCGGAAAATCTCTTGAAAAAGCCACACAAATAATGCTTAATGTACATAATAAGGGCAAGGCCGTTTGCGGCATTTATCCACGGGAAATAGCGGAAACAAAAGTTCAGACCGTGCATAATCTGGCCAGCGGCAAAGGGTTCCCCTTAAAAAGTACAATGGAAAAGGAGTAA
- a CDS encoding M23 family metallopeptidase, with translation MALLETITAQKTELKDQRRQIQMFAGEIQGLKEQITKLGQLESQVRLIADIDKSGRSSGLFGIGGVSKIDLDQEIPLDAHHNALIREMHHQVKQIKSVADKEKLDFNDLIDKLTKKKNLLASSPSIKPVSGAITSPFGYRKSPFTGRRTFHSGLDISNRIGTKIVSTAFGKVVFAGRKTGYGNVVIIDHGYGKTTKYAHLRKILVHKNQQVKRGETIATLGNTGRTTGPHLHYEVLVNGTPVNPSKYILN, from the coding sequence GTGGCGTTGCTTGAAACCATCACAGCCCAAAAAACTGAACTTAAAGACCAGAGACGCCAGATTCAAATGTTTGCCGGAGAAATTCAGGGATTAAAGGAGCAGATCACAAAGCTTGGACAATTAGAGAGTCAGGTACGTCTCATTGCCGATATTGACAAATCAGGACGGTCATCAGGCCTTTTCGGCATCGGCGGAGTATCAAAAATAGATCTGGATCAAGAGATCCCCCTTGACGCTCACCATAATGCTTTGATACGGGAGATGCATCATCAGGTAAAACAAATCAAATCTGTTGCTGATAAAGAGAAATTGGATTTTAATGACCTGATCGACAAATTGACGAAAAAGAAAAACCTGCTGGCTTCATCTCCGTCCATCAAGCCGGTTTCAGGGGCTATAACATCGCCCTTTGGTTACCGTAAATCTCCTTTCACCGGAAGGAGAACTTTTCATTCAGGCCTTGATATCTCCAACCGAATAGGCACTAAAATTGTTTCAACTGCGTTTGGCAAAGTGGTCTTTGCCGGAAGAAAAACCGGCTACGGAAATGTTGTCATCATTGACCACGGCTATGGAAAAACAACCAAATATGCCCATTTAAGGAAGATCCTCGTTCATAAAAATCAGCAGGTCAAACGCGGGGAGACAATTGCCACCTTAGGCAATACGGGCCGCACCACCGGCCCTCATCTTCACTATGAGGTTCTTGTCAACGGTACCCCTGTTAACCCTTCAAAATATATCCTCAATTAG
- a CDS encoding TRAP transporter permease, with translation MSKIRIDKVEDGFDEAKRLAEEEEGIGRKPDGWQKYLIPTIAIAWSLFQLSLPRFVLLDSTYIRAIHLAFAMVLIFLNYPLLKKPIFGLKYFAQHKRIPILDMVIAAVAAYCALYLVIHYDQIISRYGSPTTMDIVIGIALVVFLLEAARRTIGPALPVIAGGFIAYSFLGPYMPDLIAFKGTSLGRFVGQMTMSTEGIYGIPLDVSATIVFLFVLFGAMLDKAGAGHYFIQLALSLLGRFKGGPAKAAIMGSGLTGLVSGSSIANIVTTGTFTIPMMKKVGYEPTKAAAIEVAASTDGQLAPPIMGAAAFIIAEYVNVPYIEVVKAAAVPAFASYAALFFISHIEASKAGIKGLPKSELPQFFKTLLSGIHFLIPLGMLLYELIVVRHSPELAAFNAIVVLFFLMLFQQPYLAYRKGESILSAFKQSFLTILDALASGARNMVSVALATAAAGIIVGVVALGLGNLISEIIDVLSMGNVFLMLLITAIASLVIGMGLPTTATYIVMAALTAPAIVTIGGAQGFIVPLMSAHLFCFYFGILADDTPPVGLAAYAASAIAKSPPIATGIQGFLYDIRTAILPFMFIFNADLILHNVNSWFQGILIFVMACVGNFAFASATQGWFVAKNKKWEIPLFLCVTFILMRPDQIAMWLGIPHEQRYWTYLIGLALYGLLYLMQRPRTAHDEAAIERAKAETY, from the coding sequence ATGAGTAAAATTAGAATTGATAAGGTTGAAGATGGCTTTGATGAAGCCAAAAGGCTTGCTGAAGAAGAAGAGGGGATCGGGCGAAAGCCCGATGGATGGCAAAAGTATCTGATTCCAACAATTGCCATTGCGTGGAGTTTGTTCCAGCTTTCTCTGCCGAGATTTGTACTTCTCGATTCGACATATATCCGCGCGATTCATCTCGCGTTTGCCATGGTGTTGATTTTTCTTAATTATCCCTTGCTGAAGAAACCCATTTTCGGCCTCAAATATTTCGCTCAGCACAAGCGTATACCGATACTGGACATGGTGATTGCCGCCGTCGCCGCTTACTGTGCGCTCTATCTTGTTATTCATTATGATCAGATTATCTCCCGGTACGGATCACCCACAACGATGGATATTGTGATCGGGATTGCCTTGGTTGTATTTCTTCTTGAGGCTGCCAGAAGAACAATTGGGCCGGCACTTCCCGTGATTGCCGGCGGGTTTATCGCGTATTCGTTTTTAGGTCCGTATATGCCTGATTTAATTGCCTTCAAGGGAACTTCCCTGGGGCGTTTTGTGGGGCAGATGACCATGTCAACAGAGGGGATTTATGGTATCCCCTTGGATGTATCTGCAACGATTGTATTTTTGTTCGTGTTGTTTGGCGCCATGCTGGATAAGGCCGGTGCCGGTCACTATTTTATACAGCTTGCGTTGAGTTTATTGGGACGTTTTAAGGGTGGACCGGCCAAAGCGGCTATTATGGGTTCCGGTCTGACTGGTCTTGTGTCCGGTTCTTCCATCGCAAATATTGTGACAACGGGAACATTTACCATCCCTATGATGAAAAAAGTGGGTTATGAGCCGACCAAAGCGGCGGCAATTGAAGTTGCGGCGTCAACAGATGGACAGCTCGCACCACCGATTATGGGTGCGGCGGCTTTTATTATCGCTGAATATGTGAATGTTCCATACATTGAAGTGGTTAAAGCGGCGGCGGTCCCTGCCTTTGCTTCCTACGCGGCGCTTTTTTTCATTTCTCACATTGAAGCCTCAAAAGCGGGTATTAAGGGGCTGCCTAAAAGTGAACTGCCTCAATTCTTCAAAACCTTGCTAAGTGGTATTCATTTTCTAATTCCCCTTGGCATGTTGCTTTACGAGTTGATTGTGGTTCGACATTCGCCGGAACTGGCGGCATTTAACGCCATTGTGGTACTGTTTTTTCTTATGCTTTTCCAGCAGCCCTACCTGGCCTATCGGAAAGGCGAATCTATTTTGTCGGCGTTTAAACAATCTTTTTTGACGATTTTAGATGCGCTTGCTTCCGGTGCGAGAAATATGGTTTCCGTGGCGCTGGCAACAGCGGCGGCGGGTATTATTGTGGGAGTTGTTGCGTTGGGACTTGGCAACCTTATCTCTGAAATTATTGACGTTCTTTCCATGGGCAATGTGTTTTTGATGTTGCTCATTACAGCGATTGCCAGCCTGGTTATCGGCATGGGGTTGCCGACCACGGCAACCTACATTGTTATGGCTGCGTTGACGGCGCCGGCGATTGTTACCATTGGTGGGGCTCAAGGGTTTATTGTACCATTGATGTCCGCCCATCTTTTTTGTTTTTATTTTGGCATTTTAGCTGATGATACGCCCCCGGTGGGGCTTGCGGCCTATGCCGCTTCGGCCATCGCCAAATCACCTCCCATTGCGACCGGTATTCAGGGATTTTTGTATGATATCCGGACGGCAATTTTGCCGTTTATGTTTATTTTTAATGCCGACCTTATTTTGCATAATGTGAACTCATGGTTCCAGGGCATATTGATATTTGTTATGGCCTGTGTCGGCAATTTTGCCTTTGCGTCTGCGACCCAGGGGTGGTTTGTCGCCAAAAATAAAAAATGGGAAATTCCACTTTTCCTCTGTGTCACCTTTATTTTGATGCGACCGGATCAAATTGCGATGTGGCTGGGAATTCCACATGAGCAGCGATACTGGACATATTTAATTGGATTGGCACTTTACGGTTTGCTTTATTTAATGCAGCGGCCACGAACCGCTCATGATGAAGCGGCCATAGAGAGAGCAAAGGCAGAAACATATTAG
- a CDS encoding TAXI family TRAP transporter solute-binding subunit, with protein MSFYVLGLKLAIGTNFFYDPKDHWIFYKQLMEMKMKKSVVSLLALIFCIVMVLPSAYARTQFVTIGTGGLTGVYYPTGGAIAKMVNIKKKEYGIRATVESTGGSAFNINAIMSGDLEFGIAQSDKQFQAMKGMAEWKERGPQADLRAVFSIHDEAVTLISAVESEIKDVADLKGKIVNLGNPGSGQRQNAIEILQTIGIDPEKDLKAENIKASEAPSILQDGRIDAFFYTVGHPNGAIKEATSGARKVRFTSITGVDNMLKKYPYFSKTTIPASMYPGAQNDADTETIGMKATLVTSAKVPEDVVYAITKEVFENFEEFKKLHPAYATLTREGMLTGLSAPLHPGAEKYYKEVGLMK; from the coding sequence ATGAGCTTTTATGTTTTGGGTTTAAAACTTGCAATTGGAACAAACTTTTTTTATGATCCAAAGGATCATTGGATATTTTATAAACAACTAATGGAGATGAAAATGAAAAAGAGTGTTGTGAGCCTGTTGGCATTAATTTTTTGTATCGTGATGGTTCTTCCTTCGGCGTATGCAAGGACCCAGTTTGTAACAATTGGAACCGGCGGCCTTACCGGTGTGTATTATCCCACAGGTGGCGCTATTGCCAAAATGGTCAACATAAAAAAGAAAGAGTATGGAATTCGTGCAACGGTGGAATCAACCGGCGGATCGGCTTTTAACATTAACGCGATTATGAGTGGCGATCTTGAGTTTGGTATTGCCCAGTCAGACAAGCAATTCCAGGCGATGAAGGGTATGGCGGAATGGAAGGAGAGAGGTCCGCAAGCGGATCTTCGGGCGGTTTTTTCTATTCACGATGAAGCGGTTACATTGATTTCGGCAGTCGAAAGCGAAATTAAGGATGTTGCGGACTTGAAGGGGAAAATTGTTAACCTTGGTAATCCCGGTTCCGGGCAGCGTCAAAATGCTATTGAGATTTTGCAAACAATTGGAATTGATCCTGAAAAGGATCTTAAAGCAGAAAATATAAAGGCTTCTGAAGCCCCTAGTATTCTGCAAGACGGTCGTATTGATGCGTTTTTCTACACGGTGGGTCATCCAAATGGTGCTATCAAAGAGGCAACATCGGGTGCTCGTAAGGTGCGTTTTACTTCTATCACGGGTGTCGATAACATGTTGAAAAAATATCCCTATTTTTCAAAAACCACCATTCCGGCGTCCATGTATCCGGGTGCCCAAAATGATGCGGATACCGAAACCATCGGTATGAAGGCAACATTGGTTACTTCAGCTAAGGTTCCTGAAGATGTGGTTTATGCGATTACCAAAGAGGTTTTTGAAAACTTTGAAGAGTTCAAAAAACTTCATCCGGCTTATGCGACCCTGACTAGAGAGGGAATGCTGACAGGTCTTTCCGCTCCGTTGCATCCGGGTGCGGAAAAGTACTATAAAGAAGTTGGGTTGATGAAATAA
- a CDS encoding NUDIX hydrolase has protein sequence MDIYKKEKITDYPHLNLIRAKYKDRTGTDKSWLYASRQNSARPDAVVIVPFHQQENKLVIIKEFRVPLGGFQFGFPAGLVDPGESIVQAGRRELYEETGLSVVNVIKQSPAIFSSSGLTDESISLLYVVCDGSANTEQNEASEQIEVKMLSQDQAADCIRQNNILFDVKTWIVLERFAATGKMV, from the coding sequence GTGGACATATATAAAAAAGAAAAAATTACGGACTATCCTCATCTGAATCTGATTCGTGCCAAATATAAAGACAGGACCGGCACGGATAAATCCTGGCTGTATGCCTCCAGGCAAAATTCGGCCAGGCCCGATGCCGTGGTGATTGTCCCGTTTCATCAACAGGAGAATAAATTGGTCATTATCAAGGAATTCAGGGTGCCTTTGGGCGGATTTCAGTTTGGTTTCCCCGCAGGCCTTGTGGACCCCGGGGAAAGTATTGTCCAGGCTGGACGGCGGGAACTGTATGAGGAGACCGGCTTAAGTGTTGTGAATGTAATAAAACAAAGCCCTGCGATATTTTCTTCATCAGGATTAACAGATGAAAGCATTAGTCTTTTGTATGTGGTATGTGACGGATCTGCAAATACCGAACAGAACGAGGCTTCCGAGCAGATTGAGGTAAAAATGCTGTCCCAAGACCAGGCAGCCGACTGTATACGCCAAAATAATATTCTGTTTGATGTGAAAACATGGATTGTTTTGGAACGGTTTGCTGCAACAGGCAAGATGGTATAG